DNA sequence from the Hyalangium ruber genome:
TGCACATCAACGCGGTCGCCGTGAGCCAGTCCATGGGCTACGCCATCGCCACCATGGCCGTGCTCTACTTCCTCTACCTCTTCACGCTGGCCGGGCTGACGGGGGATGAGAAGAAGCGCGTGGTCGCCATCCTCGTCCTCTTCGTCTTCGCCACGATCTTCTGGGCGGCGTTCGAGCAGGCGCCCACCTCCCTCAATCTTTTCGCCGCGGACTTCACCGACCGCACCGTGCTCGGCTGGGAGATGCCCACGCTCTGGCTCCAGTCGGCCAACTCCTTCTTCGTGATCGTCTTCGCGCCCGTCTTCGCCGCGCTCTGGGTCGCGCTCGGTCGGCGCGGCGGCAACCCCTCCAGCCCCACCAAGTTCGCCCTGGGCCTGCTGCTGGCCTCGATCGGCTTCGGGGTGATGATCTTCGCGGCGCAGCGCATCCAGGCGGGCGGCGGAATCCGGGTGTCTCCGTGGTGGCTCATCACCAGCTTCTTCTTCCAGACCATGGGGGAGCTGTGCCTGAGCCCGGTGGGCCTCAGCTCCATGACGAAGCTGGCGCCGCGCAAGTTCACGGGTCAGATGATGGGCGTGTGGTTCATGGCCACCGCGCTCGGCAACCTCATCGCCGGACTGGTGGGAGGCCACGTCAACCCGGAGAACCCGGCGGAGATGCCCGCGCTCTTCACCCAGACGTCGCTGTTCCTGCTGGGCTCCGCCGTGGTGCTCGGCCTGCTCATCATCCCCATCCGCCGGATGATGGCCCAGACGCAGACGGAAGGCTGAGCCCTACCGCGGCTTCGCGGTGGGCTCCTGTCCCTTCGTGCCCTCCAGGTAGTCCACCGCCAGGTTGGAGAGCAGTCGCACTCCGACCGGCAGGGCGCGCTCGTCCACGAAGAAGCGCGGCGAGTGATTGGGAGCGGCCTGCTTGAGGTCCTTGCCCTCGGGCGTGACGCCGAGGAACAGGAACACACCGGGGATTCGCGCCTGGAAGGCGGAGAAGTCCTCGGACGTGGTGGTGGACTGACCGGTGACCATCCCCTTGCCGGCGACGCGACGCACCGTGGGGCGCATGCGCTCCACGAGCGCCGGATCGTTTTGGGTGACGCCATTGCCGAGGGAGATCTTCACCTCCGCCGTGGCGCCCGCGCTCTGGGCGATCCCCTCCGCCACGCGACGCACACGCTCGTGGATCTGCTGGCGCATCCCCTGATCGAAGGTGCGGATGGTGCCTGACATGGTGACCGTGTCGGGGATGATGTTGCCGCGCACCCCGCCAGTGATGCTGCCAATGGTGACGATGGCGGGGCTGGCGGTGAGATCCACCTGACGGCTCACCACGGTCTGCAGCCCGAGCACGATCTGCGAGGCGACGACGATGGGATCCACCCCCGCCCACGGCATCGCGCCATGCGTCTGGCTGCCACGCACGACGATGGAGAGCCCGTCGGAGCTGGCCATCACCCCGCCCGGCCGGTAGTCCACCTCCCCCGTGCGGTAGCCGCTGAAGACGTGCAGGCCGAAGATGGCGGAGGGCGCGGGGTTCTCGAGCACGCCGTCACGGAGCATCGCCAGCGCTCCACCCGGGCCCGTACCGGAGGCTTCCTCGGCCGGCTGGAAGATGAACTTCACCGTGCCCGGCAGCGTGGCACGCATGCTGGCGAGCACTTCCGCCGCGCCCATGAGCATGGCGACGTGGGTGTCATGCCCGCAGGCGTGCATCACCCCCACCTCCTGCCCGTTGTACTGGGTTCGCACGGTGGACTTGAAGGGCAGGTCCACCTCCTCGGTCACCGGCAGCGCGTCCATGTCCGCCCGGAGCGCGACCACGGGGCCCGGGCGAGCGCCCCGGAGCACGCCCACCACGCCCGTGCCCCCCACTCCGGTGCGGACCTCCAGGCCCAGGCGACGCAGGTGCTCGGCTACCACCTGCGCCGTGCGCGTCTCCTGGTTGGAGAGCTCCGGGTGCGCGTGGAGGTCGCGCCGCCACCCCACCACCTTGGCCTCCACGCTGGCCGCGTGGCGCTCCACCTCGCGAGAGAGGGCGGACTGGGCGAGGGCCGGAGCGGCGAGGAGCAGCGCAAGGAGGAGGTGGAGACGCATCCCTCCAGATTAGGGCGCAATCCCCATGGAGCGGAACAGGGCCGCGCTCTCGAACATGCGGTCGCCACGGATGACGTGACGCACCTTGCGCAGGTCGCTCATGAGCAGGGTCGGATCGCCCTCCACCAGGATCAGGTCGGCGACATAGCCGGGCAGCACGCGCCCGTACTCCTTGTCGCGCTTCATGACCTCGGCGTTGCCCAGCGTGGCGATGCGCAGCACCTCGCGGGGCGGAATGCCCGCGGCCACGTAGAGCTCGAGCTCACGCGCCAGGAACAGGCCCGAGAGGTTGTCCGTGCCCGCGACGATATGCACCCCACTCCGGTGCAGGAGCCCCACGAATTCGACCAGACGATTGAAGGAGTCCCGGTAGCGCTCGGGGTGCTTGGGCACATCCGGCAGGCCTCCACCGCCCGCGCGAATCCACCGCTGCCAGGTGGGCGGCACCCGGCCCAGGAGCGGACTCGCACCCGCGTTCCAGTGGCCCGGATGGTTGTGGAACATGTCATCGAAGATGGACACCGTCGGGTCCACCGTCACGTTGTGCTTCTTCAGCAGCGCGATGAACTCGCGCACCGCGGGCGAGCTGAGATCGAGCGCGTTGGCATTCTCCCCCACGGCGGTGAAGCGCGCGGGCGTGCGCGTGTCCTGCACCTTGTCGAACAGGAAGTTGAGCGCCAGGAAGTTGATGTGCTGGATCTCGTCCGCGCCGGCCTCGATGAACTGCTTCGCGGTCATGAACGCCGGCACGTGGCCGCTGAGCCGCAGCCCCTTCTCGTGGGCCATCCGCACCAGCGCCGGGACGAGCTCCGGCTTGATCGAGCTGTAGATCTTGATCTGCTCGTAGCCCTTGCTCGCGTAGTGCTCGATGGCCTTGCGCCCCTCCTCCTCGGTGTCCACGAAGACCTTGGTGGGGCCCGAGTAGGGGCTGCGCCCGTCCATGAAGCCCGCCCGGATCACCCGCGGCCCGATATCGCGCCCCGCCTCGACGGCGGAGATGAGATCGTTCAGCGTGCGCTCCTCGTTGGCGAGATCGCGCACGGTGGTGACGCCGCTGGCGATGGCGAGCGGGCCACCGGCGCCGCTGCTGATATGCACGTGCATGTCCCAGAGGCCCGGCATGAGGAACTTGCCCTGGGCATCCAGCGTCCGCGCCCCCGAGGGCACCGCCACCTTCGCCGAGGGCCCCACCGCCGTGATGCGGCCCTTCGTGACGAGCACCGTCTGGGCCTCCTCCACCGCGAGCGTGCCCGGATCGAAGACGCGGGCGTTGATGATGGCCAGCGGGCGATCGAGCTTCGTCGTGAACTCCTTCGCGCGCGCCTCGGCGAGGCGCCGCTCTTCTTTCTCCTGGAACCCATCCAACTGGGGCGTCACATCCTCGAAGCCCTCGCGCACGAACTTCATCCAGCCCGAGACCGAGGCGAAGAAGCGCTGCTCCTCATCGAGCCAGGTGTAGCTGGGCGTCAGATCGACTCCGGTCAGGGCATAGAGCTTCACTCGCTTGCTGCCAGCCTTGCCCTTGACGGTGTAGGTCCCCACGGGAGTCACCTGGGCCTCCCCCGTAGGCAACAAGGCGATGCGCTTGTTGGGGGCTTTGAGCGCCGCGCGGATCAACAGCACCGTCTCCTCGGGCGGAGAGTTCAGGCTCAGGTAGAAGACCGCGCCTGGAACCTCGCGCTGCTCCTCCTCGGCGGAGTTCTTCCAGCTGTGCTGGGTGCCGCTCACCGTGTAGCGCTCGTTGACCTGGGCCTTGAGGTAGTCGGCGCCCTGGGTCTCGACCGCCGCGAGCGTCCCGTTCGCATTCACCCGGTACGTCGAGTCAAGCGAGGGGCCGCGCCCGCGATCGTTGAACTCGTAGTGGACCTTCACCTGGCCGTCGGGCAGGTACTCCACCTGTTGGTACCCCGCGACGTTGCCCATGAGCACCGCCGTGGTGCGCTCCGTCGCCGCCCCCGCGGTCGAAGCCAGAAACAACCCAAGTCCCGCCAGCGCCCACGGCGCCGAGGCACGTACCTTCTTCATCTCATCCCTCCCTGGTGAATACGCTTCGCGCATCCTATGGAACCTGCGTGCCAACGCCGCATTCCTGAGGACGTGCATTCGCCC
Encoded proteins:
- a CDS encoding amidohydrolase family protein codes for the protein MKKVRASAPWALAGLGLFLASTAGAATERTTAVLMGNVAGYQQVEYLPDGQVKVHYEFNDRGRGPSLDSTYRVNANGTLAAVETQGADYLKAQVNERYTVSGTQHSWKNSAEEEQREVPGAVFYLSLNSPPEETVLLIRAALKAPNKRIALLPTGEAQVTPVGTYTVKGKAGSKRVKLYALTGVDLTPSYTWLDEEQRFFASVSGWMKFVREGFEDVTPQLDGFQEKEERRLAEARAKEFTTKLDRPLAIINARVFDPGTLAVEEAQTVLVTKGRITAVGPSAKVAVPSGARTLDAQGKFLMPGLWDMHVHISSGAGGPLAIASGVTTVRDLANEERTLNDLISAVEAGRDIGPRVIRAGFMDGRSPYSGPTKVFVDTEEEGRKAIEHYASKGYEQIKIYSSIKPELVPALVRMAHEKGLRLSGHVPAFMTAKQFIEAGADEIQHINFLALNFLFDKVQDTRTPARFTAVGENANALDLSSPAVREFIALLKKHNVTVDPTVSIFDDMFHNHPGHWNAGASPLLGRVPPTWQRWIRAGGGGLPDVPKHPERYRDSFNRLVEFVGLLHRSGVHIVAGTDNLSGLFLARELELYVAAGIPPREVLRIATLGNAEVMKRDKEYGRVLPGYVADLILVEGDPTLLMSDLRKVRHVIRGDRMFESAALFRSMGIAP
- a CDS encoding amidohydrolase, coding for MRLHLLLALLLAAPALAQSALSREVERHAASVEAKVVGWRRDLHAHPELSNQETRTAQVVAEHLRRLGLEVRTGVGGTGVVGVLRGARPGPVVALRADMDALPVTEEVDLPFKSTVRTQYNGQEVGVMHACGHDTHVAMLMGAAEVLASMRATLPGTVKFIFQPAEEASGTGPGGALAMLRDGVLENPAPSAIFGLHVFSGYRTGEVDYRPGGVMASSDGLSIVVRGSQTHGAMPWAGVDPIVVASQIVLGLQTVVSRQVDLTASPAIVTIGSITGGVRGNIIPDTVTMSGTIRTFDQGMRQQIHERVRRVAEGIAQSAGATAEVKISLGNGVTQNDPALVERMRPTVRRVAGKGMVTGQSTTTSEDFSAFQARIPGVFLFLGVTPEGKDLKQAAPNHSPRFFVDERALPVGVRLLSNLAVDYLEGTKGQEPTAKPR